A portion of the Gossypium arboreum isolate Shixiya-1 chromosome 8, ASM2569848v2, whole genome shotgun sequence genome contains these proteins:
- the LOC108484890 gene encoding uncharacterized protein LOC108484890, protein MGRGQRAPGRGTGRTEARQPALVYATRRREDGVTPNVIMGMFFIHNVPYTALIDVGSTHFYIAYTMSETLGIMVENTASEVNVLSPLGQSVRVNKLFKDVSLQVQGMIFLANLMELLFGEFELILGMDWLIKH, encoded by the coding sequence ATGGGTCGTGGTCAGAGGGCACCGGGCAGAGGTACTGGTCGTACTGAGGCGAGGCAACCAGCTCTGGTTTATGCTACACGTCGTCGGGAGGACGGAGTCACCCCAAATGTTATCATGGGTATGTTCTTtattcataatgtaccttatactgcgctgattgatgttgggtctacgcATTTTTATATCGCATACACtatgtctgagactttgggtataaTGGTTGAAAACACTGCGAGTGAGGTTAAtgtgttgagtccattagggcAATCAGTGAGAGTAAATAAACTATTTAAGGATGTATCTTTACAGGTTCAAGGAATGATCTTTTTGGCGAATTTAATGGAACTCCTTTTTGGAGAATTCGAGTTAATACTGGGCATGGACTGGCTGATTAAGCATTAA